In Helicobacter bilis, a genomic segment contains:
- the hsdR gene encoding EcoAI/FtnUII family type I restriction enzme subunit R, translated as MDNVILSEEDTKKRYIEPALSKVGWDFESIKMEYGVKAKDYEFSEGKIDIKTGKRDKSTIKKADYVLFHNGIALAVLEAKAYKYEDSEGIEQAKDYAKALKAPFAFSSSGKGFVKYTLTKDFKGVEKENLSLNAFPSPRELYEAYKKWQNLTNDNLLQTHCDLSQTTPRYYQNNAINAALIAAQKGQNRILLVLATGTGKTLIAYQIAHRLFNQTLPNGKKIEKILYLADRNELINTDTTRTFKSFTKGIYKIENRDFKSGYSLYFGIYQQFISGSEENNDKVEHYKALSKDFFDLIFIDECHRGSARADSTWREILEYFNSALQIGMTATPKYNKEQRESQEAGELEKRDDDNIDYFGEPVYQYSLKQGIDDGYLAPFSVVENLSNIEMQGYTPELGKRDEEGREIPQETFNSPDFNRTIYLKPQIRFVAKEVSKFLHHTLKNPYAKTIIFCEDQRHAQLMKDALQDCDENKQEMAKDSNYITRITSDDDKGKALLDNFKSVSKRYPVIATTSQLLSTGVDTQMVQVIVIDKIVRDKSLFKQMIGRGTRLNEVLESRGKTHFYVLDFKGIAKEFLNDPDFDGEIEFIGTDEVREREKKPKPPIIKEPPEPPIKHTIDGEEIQVYMQDKSVIILRNVNGVLTPITQSLESFSGEKLQNTKAFESYLDTLRTGDKATREELLNKLEEKGIFIQELGQMDKFQNCDEFDILLSLAKGTQALSRTQRAKKANKFLESLQPKARELLELLLEKYAQGGINELDSSVFVNEPFASRYNLATIAQIFKEYGGVNAILQNLKNELYKEVS; from the coding sequence ATGGATAATGTAATACTTAGCGAAGAAGACACCAAAAAGCGTTATATTGAACCTGCTTTAAGCAAAGTGGGCTGGGATTTTGAATCCATTAAAATGGAATATGGAGTAAAAGCTAAAGATTATGAATTTAGCGAGGGCAAAATTGACATCAAAACAGGCAAAAGAGATAAAAGCACTATAAAAAAGGCTGATTATGTGCTTTTTCACAATGGAATCGCCCTTGCAGTGTTAGAAGCAAAAGCCTATAAATACGAAGATAGTGAGGGGATAGAACAAGCAAAAGACTATGCCAAAGCACTTAAAGCCCCCTTTGCCTTTTCTAGTAGTGGCAAGGGCTTTGTAAAATACACGCTTACAAAAGATTTTAAGGGAGTAGAAAAAGAGAATTTATCCCTTAATGCCTTCCCAAGCCCAAGGGAGCTGTATGAAGCCTACAAAAAGTGGCAAAATCTCACAAATGATAATCTTTTACAAACGCATTGTGATTTAAGCCAAACAACACCGCGTTATTATCAAAACAACGCCATAAACGCCGCCCTAATCGCCGCACAAAAAGGACAAAACAGAATCTTACTCGTCCTTGCCACAGGCACGGGCAAAACTCTCATCGCTTATCAAATCGCCCACCGCCTTTTTAATCAAACCCTGCCAAATGGCAAAAAGATAGAGAAAATTCTCTATCTAGCTGATAGAAATGAGCTTATAAACACCGACACCACAAGGACTTTTAAAAGCTTTACCAAAGGCATTTATAAGATAGAAAATCGCGATTTTAAAAGCGGATATAGTTTGTATTTTGGAATCTATCAGCAATTTATCAGCGGTAGCGAAGAAAATAATGATAAAGTAGAGCATTATAAAGCCTTAAGCAAAGACTTTTTTGACCTTATTTTTATCGATGAGTGCCACAGGGGCAGCGCTAGGGCGGATTCTACTTGGCGTGAGATTTTGGAGTATTTTAACTCCGCACTGCAAATTGGTATGACTGCCACGCCTAAATATAATAAAGAGCAAAGAGAGAGCCAAGAAGCAGGCGAGTTAGAAAAAAGAGATGATGATAATATAGACTATTTTGGCGAGCCGGTGTATCAATACAGCTTAAAACAAGGCATAGATGATGGCTATTTAGCCCCTTTTTCTGTGGTAGAAAATTTGTCAAATATAGAAATGCAAGGCTACACACCAGAACTAGGTAAGCGTGATGAAGAGGGCAGAGAAATCCCGCAAGAAACTTTTAACTCCCCAGATTTTAACCGCACAATTTATCTCAAACCTCAAATCCGCTTCGTTGCCAAAGAAGTGAGCAAATTTTTGCACCACACTCTAAAAAATCCTTACGCTAAAACTATCATTTTCTGCGAAGACCAACGCCACGCACAATTGATGAAAGATGCCCTGCAAGACTGCGATGAAAACAAACAAGAAATGGCAAAAGATTCTAACTACATCACACGCATAACAAGCGATGATGATAAGGGCAAAGCCCTGCTAGATAATTTTAAAAGCGTAAGCAAACGCTATCCAGTCATCGCCACAACCTCCCAGCTTTTAAGCACAGGGGTAGATACGCAAATGGTGCAAGTCATAGTCATTGATAAAATCGTGCGTGATAAAAGCCTATTTAAGCAAATGATAGGGCGAGGCACAAGGCTTAATGAAGTCTTAGAATCTAGGGGCAAAACGCATTTTTATGTGCTAGATTTTAAAGGCATTGCAAAAGAGTTTTTAAACGACCCAGATTTTGATGGTGAGATAGAGTTTATCGGCACAGATGAGGTAAGAGAGCGAGAGAAAAAGCCAAAGCCACCAATCATAAAAGAACCACCAGAACCACCGATAAAGCACACCATAGACGGCGAAGAAATACAAGTCTATATGCAAGATAAATCTGTCATCATCTTACGCAATGTTAATGGCGTTTTGACACCTATCACACAAAGCCTAGAATCTTTTAGCGGTGAAAAGCTTCAAAACACTAAAGCTTTTGAATCTTACCTTGACACCCTACGCACAGGTGATAAAGCCACGCGTGAAGAGCTTTTAAACAAGCTTGAAGAAAAGGGTATTTTTATCCAAGAGTTAGGGCAAATGGATAAATTTCAAAACTGCGATGAATTTGACATTTTACTCTCCCTTGCTAAAGGCACACAAGCCCTAAGCCGCACACAAAGGGCAAAAAAAGCAAATAAATTCCTAGAATCTTTACAGCCAAAGGCTAGAGAGCTTTTAGAACTCTTACTTGAGAAATACGCACAAGGGGGCATTAACGAGCTAGATTCTAGTGTATTTGTCAATGAGCCTTTTGCTTCAAGGTATAATCTCGCCACAATCGCACAAATTTTTAAAGAATATGGCGGAGTGAATGCTATACTACAAAATCTTAAAAACGAACTTTATAAGGAGGTAAGCTAA
- a CDS encoding Crp/Fnr family transcriptional regulator, translated as MQPLSKDTLTQINTTICGDERSLEVLQNKGIVKAYTKGYRIYPDSDELLGFLYVLSGKVRFFSVSSNAKEITIFTIATNECCIISTSCILSNIKADVVLEFMADSSVFILPNKIFETLTQSNESIMRFNLSLVSKRLKQAFDTINDVTFKSLKNRIIKFLLSNAKNNRVEASQESIANNIGSAREAVTRVIKELKTQGLIETNRNEIVLKAGLYELGEAEC; from the coding sequence ATGCAACCACTATCTAAAGACACCTTAACGCAGATAAATACCACAATATGTGGCGATGAGAGAAGCCTTGAAGTGCTGCAAAATAAGGGCATTGTAAAAGCCTACACAAAGGGATATAGAATCTACCCTGATAGCGATGAGTTGCTAGGCTTTTTGTATGTTTTAAGCGGGAAAGTTCGCTTTTTTAGCGTATCAAGCAATGCTAAGGAAATCACCATTTTTACCATCGCTACAAATGAATGCTGTATCATCTCTACAAGCTGTATTTTATCAAACATTAAGGCTGATGTGGTGCTTGAGTTTATGGCAGATTCTAGCGTGTTTATCCTACCAAATAAGATTTTTGAGACACTCACACAGAGTAATGAATCTATTATGCGTTTTAATCTCTCTTTAGTCTCTAAACGCCTAAAACAAGCCTTTGACACCATTAATGATGTAACCTTTAAAAGTCTCAAAAATCGCATAATAAAGTTTCTGCTAAGTAACGCTAAAAATAACCGCGTAGAAGCAAGTCAAGAAAGCATAGCAAACAATATCGGCAGTGCCAGAGAGGCAGTTACAAGAGTGATAAAAGAGCTAAAAACACAAGGGCTAATTGAGACAAATCGCAATGAGATTGTGCTTAAAGCTGGGCTGTATGAGCTAGGCGAGGCAGAATGCTAG
- a CDS encoding LPP20 family lipoprotein — protein sequence MQKYLRSLCIFIYTLICIMLFGLHGCSHAKDTSFHKDKTNKDYIYGEGSGPNFDIAKQNALQDLATNLQVSIKYSTQQNINQKNDTLQTSGMTNTFLESKIKDIPSVEVEKTTKQGNKVNVRVRVSREILEGSIANRITQAQSELSTLLKTCNQVSFSQYKKFKEILHALKEDIVLYQALTKNMSYGNIMLLEFQNSISTLPNYALHWELDSLHSHKQEAQAIFAAELSKFIKIDPKAKQTLHIKVSNNNPLQFLLEFYDCKNNLESTIQINTHANQHDILQGSKKSRFGAIVYKAIDE from the coding sequence ATGCAAAAATATTTGCGATCCCTTTGCATTTTCATCTACACTTTGATATGTATCATGCTATTTGGTTTGCATGGTTGTAGTCATGCAAAAGATACAAGCTTTCATAAGGATAAAACAAACAAAGACTATATCTATGGTGAAGGCTCTGGTCCTAACTTTGATATTGCAAAGCAGAATGCCTTGCAAGATCTTGCGACAAATTTGCAAGTAAGTATTAAATACTCAACACAACAAAATATAAATCAAAAAAATGATACATTACAAACAAGCGGTATGACTAACACATTTTTAGAATCTAAGATTAAGGATATACCATCAGTAGAAGTTGAAAAGACAACAAAGCAAGGCAATAAAGTGAATGTGCGTGTGAGAGTAAGCAGAGAAATATTGGAAGGCTCTATTGCAAATCGCATAACCCAAGCACAAAGCGAACTATCTACCTTGCTTAAAACTTGCAATCAAGTCTCTTTCTCACAATATAAAAAGTTTAAAGAAATATTACACGCATTAAAAGAAGATATTGTGCTTTATCAAGCTCTAACAAAAAATATGAGTTATGGAAATATTATGCTTTTAGAATTTCAAAATAGCATTTCAACACTTCCTAACTACGCTTTACACTGGGAGCTAGATAGTTTGCATAGCCATAAACAAGAAGCACAAGCTATCTTTGCAGCTGAATTAAGCAAATTCATCAAAATTGACCCAAAAGCCAAACAAACACTACATATAAAAGTAAGCAATAATAATCCATTGCAATTTTTACTAGAATTTTATGATTGCAAAAATAACCTAGAAAGCACGATACAAATTAACACTCATGCAAATCAGCATGACATACTACAAGGTTCAAAAAAATCCCGTTTTGGTGCAATAGTGTATAAAGCGATTGATGAGTAG
- a CDS encoding ribose-phosphate pyrophosphokinase: MKGFKIFTGNAHPEFSKELATHLDCSLSKALLTRFSDGEISVQISESVRGKDVFIVQPTCSPTNDNLMELLIMADAFKRSSANSINAVIPYFGYARQDRKAAPRVPITAKLVANLIQSAGINRVITMDLHAGQIQGFFDIPVDNLYGAIIFRDYIRHKKELKNPIIASPDIGGVARARYFANQLGLDLVIVDKRREKANESEVMNIIGDVANKDVILLDDMIDTAGTMCKAAKALKDRGAASVMAVGTHPVLSGGAYDRINESVLDEVVLSNSIPLQQTSPKIKILSVAPLFAEVVRRIYHNESVNSLFI, from the coding sequence TTGAAGGGCTTTAAAATTTTTACAGGAAATGCACACCCAGAGTTTAGCAAAGAGTTAGCAACCCACCTTGACTGCTCACTATCAAAGGCTCTTTTAACGCGTTTTAGCGATGGCGAAATTAGCGTGCAAATCAGCGAATCTGTGCGTGGAAAAGATGTCTTTATCGTGCAACCAACCTGCTCTCCAACAAATGATAATCTTATGGAATTGCTTATAATGGCTGATGCATTTAAGCGTAGTAGTGCAAACTCTATTAATGCTGTGATTCCGTATTTTGGCTATGCAAGACAGGATAGAAAAGCAGCCCCGCGAGTGCCAATTACTGCAAAGCTTGTGGCGAACTTAATACAGAGTGCGGGTATAAATCGTGTTATCACTATGGATTTACATGCCGGACAGATTCAAGGCTTTTTTGATATTCCAGTGGATAATCTCTATGGGGCGATTATATTTAGAGATTACATACGACATAAGAAAGAGTTGAAAAATCCAATCATTGCAAGCCCGGATATTGGCGGTGTAGCACGGGCTAGATATTTTGCAAATCAGTTGGGACTAGATTTAGTTATCGTTGATAAAAGAAGAGAGAAAGCAAATGAAAGCGAGGTGATGAATATCATCGGCGATGTAGCAAATAAAGATGTCATTTTGCTAGATGATATGATTGATACCGCTGGGACGATGTGTAAAGCAGCCAAAGCATTAAAAGATAGGGGTGCAGCGAGTGTCATGGCGGTTGGCACACACCCGGTTTTAAGTGGTGGTGCGTATGATAGAATCAATGAAAGTGTGCTAGATGAAGTGGTATTAAGCAATTCTATCCCATTACAGCAGACAAGTCCAAAGATTAAGATTCTATCTGTCGCACCGCTTTTTGCTGAGGTCGTGCGTAGGATTTATCACAATGAAAGTGTAAATTCTTTATTTATTTAA
- a CDS encoding UDP-N-acetylmuramoyl-L-alanyl-D-glutamate--2,6-diaminopimelate ligase, which produces MKPHITDDTRKLREDSIFLKTPQNAHFIESLPQNIRILERDELKEYFNTNIKLIGITGTNGKTTTAAAIYSVLLDMGYKVALLGTRGMFINDTRTKPKGLTTPSLLELYEDIDMAANMGCDFFVMEVSSHAIKQERIYGLEFCLKILTNITSDHLDYHKTWEDYAKTKMQFLQSGECIKIINLDDKSGASMRFYPHVLTYGVESKGHLFVNAYGLQDGIFAQMSLRLQKDSMQECVIESSLFGLFNLYNLMAATLAIHAITKQDIQSICACVKNFGGVSGRMEIVSKTPLVIIDFAHTTDGMKQVFESFKTKNISVVFGAGGDRDKSKREKMGACARFYAKKIYITNDNPRSENPLSIAQEIAKGVFAKSLNETDIEIKENTSYEIKSSNAAITMQIILDRKEAIKLALRELQKDWVLLVLGKGDESVQIFRDNEIHFSDKECVQEILKDK; this is translated from the coding sequence ATGAAACCACACATTACAGATGATACAAGAAAGCTAAGAGAAGATTCTATCTTTCTTAAAACCCCGCAAAACGCACATTTTATAGAATCTTTACCGCAAAATATCCGCATTTTAGAAAGAGATGAGCTAAAAGAGTATTTCAATACAAATATTAAACTAATTGGCATTACAGGCACAAATGGCAAAACAACAACGGCAGCGGCTATATATTCTGTGCTGCTTGATATGGGTTATAAAGTCGCCCTGCTTGGCACTCGTGGTATGTTTATCAATGACACACGAACAAAGCCAAAGGGGCTAACGACACCCAGCCTTTTAGAGCTATATGAAGATATAGATATGGCGGCAAATATGGGTTGCGATTTCTTTGTCATGGAGGTTAGCTCTCATGCGATTAAACAGGAGAGAATCTATGGTTTAGAGTTCTGCCTTAAGATTCTCACAAATATCACAAGCGATCATTTAGACTATCATAAGACTTGGGAAGATTATGCTAAGACTAAAATGCAGTTCCTGCAAAGTGGCGAGTGTATAAAGATTATTAATCTTGATGATAAAAGTGGTGCTAGTATGCGTTTTTATCCGCATGTCCTTACCTATGGTGTGGAATCTAAGGGGCATTTATTTGTGAATGCCTATGGTTTGCAAGATGGGATTTTCGCACAGATGAGTTTGCGATTGCAAAAAGATTCTATGCAAGAATGCGTTATAGAATCTAGTCTTTTTGGTCTTTTCAATCTCTATAATCTCATGGCAGCAACACTTGCAATACATGCTATCACAAAGCAAGATATACAAAGCATTTGTGCGTGTGTGAAAAACTTTGGCGGTGTGTCTGGTCGCATGGAGATTGTAAGTAAAACGCCTTTAGTAATCATTGATTTTGCCCATACAACTGATGGTATGAAGCAGGTTTTTGAATCTTTTAAGACAAAAAATATAAGCGTTGTGTTTGGGGCTGGTGGAGATAGAGATAAGAGTAAGCGTGAGAAAATGGGGGCTTGTGCTAGATTCTATGCAAAAAAGATTTATATCACAAATGATAATCCAAGAAGTGAAAATCCGCTAAGTATCGCACAAGAGATAGCAAAAGGTGTGTTTGCAAAAAGCCTTAATGAAACAGATATAGAGATTAAAGAAAACACTTCTTATGAGATTAAATCAAGTAATGCTGCTATTACTATGCAAATTATCCTTGATAGAAAAGAAGCTATCAAACTCGCTTTAAGAGAATTACAAAAAGATTGGGTTTTACTTGTGCTAGGCAAAGGCGATGAGAGTGTGCAGATATTTAGAGATAATGAAATACATTTTAGCGATAAGGAATGCGTGCAAGAGATACTTAAAGATAAATAA
- a CDS encoding YkgJ family cysteine cluster protein → MQDKVDSKKHTQESIIKKDGFDFAFNTGKCSECGGKCCYGESGYIFASIAEIERISAFLNIPFEDFCLRYIKKVGTRFSLIEKKCDDVEKGISCVFFDEKSLKCSIYEVRPKQCQTFPFWSMYKEDKNELVSRCIGVII, encoded by the coding sequence ATGCAAGATAAAGTAGATTCTAAAAAACATACACAAGAAAGCATAATAAAAAAAGATGGCTTTGACTTTGCGTTTAACACAGGAAAGTGTAGTGAATGTGGGGGGAAGTGTTGCTATGGTGAGAGTGGTTATATTTTTGCAAGTATTGCAGAGATAGAAAGAATTAGTGCTTTTTTAAATATACCTTTTGAGGATTTTTGTTTGCGTTATATTAAGAAAGTAGGCACAAGATTCTCTCTTATTGAAAAAAAATGCGATGATGTAGAAAAAGGCATAAGTTGTGTATTTTTTGATGAAAAAAGTTTAAAATGCTCCATTTATGAAGTTAGACCAAAGCAATGTCAAACCTTTCCTTTTTGGAGCATGTATAAAGAGGATAAAAATGAGTTAGTAAGCCGTTGTATAGGTGTTATTATTTAG
- a CDS encoding tetratricopeptide repeat protein, which yields MKTNIFALICRISLACVAMLHISCADTTRKLGQNIQNTQTYNTDVGADFLMLKAADFMNQELFLEAADIYDRLYKQTKDIYFLKQIALAKSQAGSIELAVEAAKQYQTLSKNLDDVDTNLIIAEDHIRKKQYNLAIILLEKNIAINPSLHTHYVLSNLYLQENMPKKAVKHFISVYDDPMSSGTKLRLEALNQIVAIYLKLKEIDNALHYLNMYIADNEYSLNLQTFFPIYAKANKLDMLQENLAKRFHDDKSLENVRMLVAILVQLKHYDEAIKLLRENESLLGNDGEEMLMQVYAEYGDFKSASKIASKLYAQTKKAELLGLSAVYEYEAIESKNKQTLKPIINTLKDMLTKRTEELKEAKENLSKNDAFFYNFLGYLMIIHDFNIDEGMQYVSKALAIEPTSIEYLDSLAWGFYKKGDCKQAKETFELISPDKLQDIPELIEHSKAIRECR from the coding sequence ATGAAAACAAATATTTTTGCATTAATTTGCCGTATAAGCCTAGCATGTGTTGCAATGTTGCATATAAGTTGTGCAGATACTACGAGAAAATTAGGTCAAAATATACAAAACACACAGACATATAATACAGATGTTGGCGCTGATTTTCTCATGCTAAAAGCCGCTGACTTCATGAATCAAGAACTTTTTTTAGAAGCTGCTGATATATACGATAGGCTTTATAAGCAAACAAAAGATATTTATTTTTTAAAACAAATCGCATTAGCTAAAAGTCAAGCTGGAAGCATTGAGTTGGCAGTGGAAGCAGCAAAGCAATATCAAACTTTAAGTAAAAATCTAGATGATGTGGATACAAATCTCATCATTGCAGAAGATCACATACGAAAAAAGCAATATAATCTAGCAATTATTTTGCTTGAAAAGAATATAGCTATAAATCCGAGTTTGCATACACATTATGTTTTGAGTAATTTATATTTGCAAGAAAATATGCCTAAAAAGGCTGTGAAGCATTTTATAAGTGTATATGATGATCCCATGAGTTCTGGGACAAAACTAAGACTAGAAGCACTCAATCAAATTGTAGCAATCTATTTAAAGCTTAAAGAGATAGATAATGCTTTACATTATCTCAATATGTATATCGCAGATAATGAATATAGCCTAAATTTACAGACATTTTTTCCCATCTATGCAAAGGCTAATAAACTTGATATGCTACAAGAGAATCTTGCAAAAAGATTCCATGATGATAAAAGCTTAGAAAATGTGCGTATGCTTGTAGCAATTCTAGTGCAATTAAAGCATTATGATGAGGCAATAAAACTATTGCGAGAAAATGAATCTTTGCTTGGCAATGATGGCGAAGAAATGCTTATGCAAGTTTATGCAGAATATGGGGATTTTAAGAGTGCTTCTAAAATAGCAAGTAAGCTATACGCACAGACAAAAAAAGCAGAATTATTAGGGCTTAGTGCGGTATATGAATATGAGGCGATAGAATCGAAAAATAAACAAACTCTAAAACCAATCATCAATACGCTTAAAGACATGCTTACAAAACGCACAGAAGAGCTAAAAGAGGCAAAAGAGAATCTCAGCAAAAATGACGCATTTTTTTATAATTTTTTGGGATATTTGATGATTATCCATGATTTTAATATTGATGAAGGTATGCAATATGTAAGCAAAGCCCTTGCTATCGAGCCAACATCTATTGAATATTTGGATAGTTTAGCTTGGGGATTCTATAAAAAAGGGGACTGCAAACAGGCTAAAGAGACATTTGAACTCATCTCACCAGATAAGTTGCAGGATATACCAGAGCTTATAGAGCATAGCAAGGCGATTAGAGAATGTCGTTAA
- a CDS encoding PKD domain-containing protein, whose product MVSYQNVLSNANKPDLLKSYDMQQTTVNALKAIGEAPISDYTDEWKKVQIPDYNTDFDTTILEIYATKSVIAIDEVIGFHIVTSIELVEVEWDFGDGEVSNQKDNILKSFNKEGSYNVRLKALVEVENKDYVNDKSQDKFVMKEYFRDLEILVC is encoded by the coding sequence ATGGTAAGTTATCAAAATGTCCTATCAAATGCAAATAAACCAGACTTGCTTAAAAGCTATGATATGCAGCAAACTACCGTAAATGCACTTAAAGCAATAGGTGAAGCTCCAATCAGTGATTATACAGATGAGTGGAAAAAGGTGCAAATACCTGACTACAATACAGACTTTGATACTACTATTTTAGAGATATATGCTACTAAAAGCGTGATAGCTATTGATGAAGTGATAGGATTTCATATTGTTACTTCCATAGAGTTAGTAGAAGTTGAATGGGATTTTGGTGATGGCGAAGTGAGTAATCAAAAGGATAATATACTAAAGTCTTTTAATAAAGAAGGCTCGTATAATGTAAGATTAAAAGCTTTAGTAGAAGTTGAGAATAAAGATTATGTCAATGATAAGAGTCAAGATAAATTTGTGATGAAAGAATACTTTAGGGATTTAGAGATATTGGTGTGTTAA